The following coding sequences lie in one Apium graveolens cultivar Ventura chromosome 3, ASM990537v1, whole genome shotgun sequence genomic window:
- the LOC141714099 gene encoding uncharacterized protein LOC141714099 has protein sequence MEVYLVPEPTHCRLFATSLRGSSQQWFSKLGLASIRTWRQLEDLFIRQFQSTLHYSPHVATLANIKQSKGEHLAEYFRRFNNEVPKVRGAREETIKNFLIAGLKKGSKFWKSLQASEPRNLAEFYKQAEPFKKVEKSMRELKIRENYRDKRDRSSSPDERRKTYQRSSIPKKINKDLGRPYTRKWQTHTPLIASIDHIYATYAGKGVSRKAAPLTDYNKRDTSKYCAYHEVTGHDTADYR, from the coding sequence ATGGAGGTCTATCTGGTGCCAGAGCCAACCCACTGCAGACTCTTTGCAACATCACTCCGAGGGAGTTCCCAACAATGGTTCTCTAAATTAGGGCTGGCTAGCATAAGGACATGGCGGCAATTGGAAGACCTGTTCATTCGACAATTTCAATCCACCCTCCACTACTCACCTCATGTGGCCACGCTTGCCAACATCAAGCAGAGTAAGGGGGAGCATCTGGCGGAATACTTTCGCCGGTTCAATAATGAAGTTCCTAAGGTGAGAGGTGCTAGAGAAGAGACCATCAAGAACTTTCTGATAGCGGGGTTGAAAAAAGGGTCAAAATTTTGGAAAAGCCTCCAGGCTAGCGAGCCAAGGAACTTGGCAGAATTCTATAAGCAAGCGGAACCCTTTAAGAAGGTGGAGAAGTCGATGAGGGAGCTGAAAATTAGAGAAAACTATCGAGACAAGAGAGACCGGTCCTCGAGCCCTGATGAGAGGAGGAAGACATATCAGCGTAGTTCAATCCCCAAGAAGATAAATAAAGATTTGGGGAGGCCCTATACAAGAAAATGGCAGACACACACCCCTCTGATAGCCTCCATCGACCACATATATGCTACCTATGCTGGGAAGGGGGTGTCCAGGAAGGCAGCCCCTCTCACAGACTACAACAAGAGGGATACTTCGAAGTATTGTGCATACCACGAGGTCACGGGGCATGATACCGCTGATTATAGATAA